From Lycium ferocissimum isolate CSIRO_LF1 chromosome 12, AGI_CSIRO_Lferr_CH_V1, whole genome shotgun sequence, one genomic window encodes:
- the LOC132040283 gene encoding xyloglucan endotransglucosylase/hydrolase protein 24-like, with translation MASYSSSPSSLALFLVIFALCSLHYSLASNNFNQDFDVAWGDGRAKVLNDGKLLTLSLDKASGSGVQSKKEYLFGRIDMKLKLVPGNSAGTVTTYYLSSQGVTHDEIDFEFLGNLSGDPYIIHTNVYTQGKGDKEQQFYLWFDPTADFHTYSILWNPQTIIFYVDGTPIRVFKNMKSRGLPYPNNQPMRVYASLWNADDWATRGGLVKTDWSNAPFVASFRNFKANACVWEFGKSSCSNTNSTKPWYSQELDSTSQARLQWVQKNYMVYNYCNDIKRFPQGLPLECTFNSTTS, from the exons ATGgcttcttattcttcttctccttcttctttagctctttttttggtcatttttgcCTTATGCTCTTTGCATTATAGTTTGGCTTCTAATAACTTCAATCAAGACTTTGATGTTGCATGGGGAGATGGTAGGGCAAAGGTTCTAAACGATGGGAAACTTCTTACCCTATCCCTTGACAAAGCCTCTGGTTCTGGTGTTCAATCCAAGAAAGAATATCTCTTTGGAAGGATCGATATGAAGCTTAAGCTCGTGCCTGGAAATTCAGCTGGTACAGTTACTACATATTAT TTATCATCACAAGGGGTAACACATGATGAGATAGATTTTGAATTCTTGGGAAACCTTAGTGGAGATCCCTATATTATTCACACAAATGTGTATACTCAAGGCAAAGGTGACAAAGAACAGCAATTCTACCTTTGGTTTGACCCCACTGCTGATTTTCATACATACTCCATACTTTGGAATCCCCAAACAATTAT atTCTATGTGGATGGCACACCAATAAGAGTGTTCAAGAACATGAAGTCAAGGGGGCTACCTTACCCAAATAACCAACCTATGAGAGTGTATGCAAGTCTATGGAATGCAGATGATTGGGCCACAAGGGGTGGCCTTGTTAAAACAGATTGGTCCAATGCTCCATTCGTAGCTTCTTTTAGAAATTTCAAAGCCAATGCTTGTgtttgggaatttggaaaatccTCATGCAGCAACACAAATTCAACAAAGCCATGGTACTCTCAAGAACTTGATTCAACAAGCCAAGCTAGATTACAATGGGTGCAAAAGAACTATATGGTTTACAATTATTGTAATGATATTAAAAGGTTCCCTCAAGGCCTTCCTCTAGAATGCACTTTCAACTCCACAACTAGTTAA